In a single window of the Salvelinus namaycush isolate Seneca chromosome 18, SaNama_1.0, whole genome shotgun sequence genome:
- the LOC120062678 gene encoding caspase recruitment domain-containing protein 9-like isoform X2, which yields MEDEECWVQLEEYRLLLIKTIEPSQITPYLRQCKVLSCDDEEQIFNDPNLVVRRRKVGALLDILQRTGRKGYVAFLESLELDYPQLYHKITGKEPARVFSILVDTVGESGLTQFLMNEVTRLQKGLQEERRRRQEATAAAAAQEDAVRQHQVRERELRKQQERVHRMREEKGRLWEEVRHLKDENYSLMRDVTKLSEEKNSALMSARDLQLEIEKLKHCLMNAESDSKIRTVKLKNAMEQRPGQDRMLQLQRHNHLLTARIQDLEASAQGTAPAPLDQERLSVESLEDYKQHSQAQHQELVNNIYTLRRDLHDAEALRNRYLEANEVLDLKCTTLKKDAKMYRDRMEGILKQMDEVIRERDKAIASREEYHQENCRSLQDKDQYRKQIRELGERCDELQVQLFRTEGEIIALQTRLHRHTCSQHDKSQTSEEDCKDKLTKGKKSMTSDK from the exons ATGGAGGATGAGGAGTGCTGGGTCCAGCTGGAGGAATACAGACTGCTGCTGATAAAGACCATTGAGCCGTCGCAAATCACTCCCTACCTGCGGCAGTGCAAGGTGCTAAGCTGTGATGATGAGGAGCAGATATTCAATGACCCCAATCTGGTCGTCCGACGACGCAAAGTAG GTGCACTATTGGATATTCTTCAAAGAACTGGACGCAAAGGCTATGTGGCATTCCTCGAGAGTTTGGAGCTGGACTATCCTCAGCTGTATCACAAGATTACTGGCAAAGAACCTGCCCGGGTCTTCTCTATACTAGTTG ACACGGTGGGTGAGTCAGGACTGACTCAGTTCTTGATGAATGAGGTCACACGTCTGCAGAAGGGACTGCAGGAGGAACGCCGGCGCAGACAAGAGGCCACTGCGGCTGCAGCCGCGCAGGAGGACGCTGTCCGCCAGCACCAGGTTAGGGAGAGGGAGTTGCGGAAGCAACAGGAGCGCGTGCATCGTATGCGGGAAGAGAAGGGCCGGCTGTGGGAGGAGGTACGCCACCTGAAGGACGAGAACTACAGCCTGATGCGCGATGTTACCAAGCTGAGCGAAGAGAAGAACAGTGCCCTCATGTCCGCCCGTGATCTGCAGCTGGAG ATAGAGAAGCTGAAGCACTGCCTGATGAACGCAGAGAGCGACTCGAAAATCAGAACTGTGAAACTGAAGAACGCCATGGAGCAGAGACCGGGTCAGGACAGGATGTTGCAGCTCCAGAGACACAATCATCTGCTCACAGCGCGCATCCAGGATCTGGAGGCGTCTGCTCAG GGGACAGCTCCAGCCCCCTTGGATCAAGAGAGGCTGAGCGTTGAAAGTCTAGAGGACTACAAGCAGCACTCTCAGGCTCAGCACCAGGAGCTGGTCAACAACATCTACACCCTACGCAGAGATCTGCACGATGCTGAGGCACTGCGGAATAGG TACTTAGAGGCGAACGAGGTTCTTGACTTGAAATGCACGACATTGAAGAAGGATGCCAAAATGTATCGTGATCGAATGGAGGGTATCCTGAAACAGATGGATGAGGTCATCAGGGAGAGAGACAAG GCCATCGCCTCTCGAGAGGAGTACCACCAGGAGAATTGCCGGAGCCTCCAGGATAAGGACCAGTACCGGAAACAGATTCGGGAGCTGGGTGAGCGCTGTGATGAGCTGCAGGTCCAGTTGTTccggacagagggagagattaTTGCACTACAGACCAGGCTTCACAGGCACACCTGCTCCCAACATGAT AAAAGCCAGACCAGTGAGGAAGACTGCAAAGATAAATTAACCAAAGGCAAGAAATCTATGACAAGTGACAAATAA
- the LOC120062678 gene encoding caspase recruitment domain-containing protein 9-like isoform X1 → MEDEECWVQLEEYRLLLIKTIEPSQITPYLRQCKVLSCDDEEQIFNDPNLVVRRRKVGALLDILQRTGRKGYVAFLESLELDYPQLYHKITGKEPARVFSILVDTVGESGLTQFLMNEVTRLQKGLQEERRRRQEATAAAAAQEDAVRQHQVRERELRKQQERVHRMREEKGRLWEEVRHLKDENYSLMRDVTKLSEEKNSALMSARDLQLEIEKLKHCLMNAESDSKIRTVKLKNAMEQRPGQDRMLQLQRHNHLLTARIQDLEASAQGTAPAPLDQERLSVESLEDYKQHSQAQHQELVNNIYTLRRDLHDAEALRNRYLEANEVLDLKCTTLKKDAKMYRDRMEGILKQMDEVIRERDKAIASREEYHQENCRSLQDKDQYRKQIRELASSVELQSPTLGEYDVCIASQDQQLCAGGPREENISAERAPSVDEVLDCSKPRLRCNFYYRRKRVLRSKPTWKEHTPCDLDNSSGSGNTDTDGM, encoded by the exons ATGGAGGATGAGGAGTGCTGGGTCCAGCTGGAGGAATACAGACTGCTGCTGATAAAGACCATTGAGCCGTCGCAAATCACTCCCTACCTGCGGCAGTGCAAGGTGCTAAGCTGTGATGATGAGGAGCAGATATTCAATGACCCCAATCTGGTCGTCCGACGACGCAAAGTAG GTGCACTATTGGATATTCTTCAAAGAACTGGACGCAAAGGCTATGTGGCATTCCTCGAGAGTTTGGAGCTGGACTATCCTCAGCTGTATCACAAGATTACTGGCAAAGAACCTGCCCGGGTCTTCTCTATACTAGTTG ACACGGTGGGTGAGTCAGGACTGACTCAGTTCTTGATGAATGAGGTCACACGTCTGCAGAAGGGACTGCAGGAGGAACGCCGGCGCAGACAAGAGGCCACTGCGGCTGCAGCCGCGCAGGAGGACGCTGTCCGCCAGCACCAGGTTAGGGAGAGGGAGTTGCGGAAGCAACAGGAGCGCGTGCATCGTATGCGGGAAGAGAAGGGCCGGCTGTGGGAGGAGGTACGCCACCTGAAGGACGAGAACTACAGCCTGATGCGCGATGTTACCAAGCTGAGCGAAGAGAAGAACAGTGCCCTCATGTCCGCCCGTGATCTGCAGCTGGAG ATAGAGAAGCTGAAGCACTGCCTGATGAACGCAGAGAGCGACTCGAAAATCAGAACTGTGAAACTGAAGAACGCCATGGAGCAGAGACCGGGTCAGGACAGGATGTTGCAGCTCCAGAGACACAATCATCTGCTCACAGCGCGCATCCAGGATCTGGAGGCGTCTGCTCAG GGGACAGCTCCAGCCCCCTTGGATCAAGAGAGGCTGAGCGTTGAAAGTCTAGAGGACTACAAGCAGCACTCTCAGGCTCAGCACCAGGAGCTGGTCAACAACATCTACACCCTACGCAGAGATCTGCACGATGCTGAGGCACTGCGGAATAGG TACTTAGAGGCGAACGAGGTTCTTGACTTGAAATGCACGACATTGAAGAAGGATGCCAAAATGTATCGTGATCGAATGGAGGGTATCCTGAAACAGATGGATGAGGTCATCAGGGAGAGAGACAAG GCCATCGCCTCTCGAGAGGAGTACCACCAGGAGAATTGCCGGAGCCTCCAGGATAAGGACCAGTACCGGAAACAGATTCGGGAGCTGG CTAGTAGTGTGGAGCTGCAAAGTCCGACATTAGGGGAGTATGATGTGTGCATTGCTTCGCAAGACCAACAGTTGTGTGCAGGAGGGCCCAGGGAGGAGAATATCTCAGCA GAAAGAGCTCCATCAGTGGATGAGGTCTTAGACTGTAGCAAGCCCAGATTGAGGTGTAACTTCTACTACAGAAG GAAACGTGTCCTTAGGTCAAAGCCCACATGGAAGGAACACACACCTTGTGACCTGGACAACAGTAGTGGAAGTGGCAACACTGACACGGATGGGATGTGA